The nucleotide window attattaacccatgtaacccaggtgcaacctttttacttttaagcttgagcaatcatgctaggggttctttgtgctctgccaagggtgatgtagtgcactgctattgtccaactatttgagatcatagtttcagaccagagtctcatggtggggggggggggctttctcagaatggagtctcaagtgctccaaaatggagtccctactgtcaaggtgctacttcactctgtcttatttttacagctgtaccaggaaggtttaaacctgtaagcttaagcttaactttttacaccctcacatatacaattttaactcttaggtgaggaaaaaataaaaacaataatttgaGACCTTCTGTAGATATTATTGTATGGAAATTCACCaggtgggaaaaataaaaaaacaacgtTATTATGGAACCATCACAGTGGTTTAGCAGGATAAACTGCCGCCTGAGGCAAGGGCATTCCACACGGACACTGGTTCCTAATCCGACTGCCTCCCCTTCTGCTCTAGATCCCATCTaaggcaactgggaaagcagcagaagatggcccaagtccttgggccccttctcccaagtaggagacctgaagaagctgctggctcctggcttcgttcagccctgctctagccattgtggccatttaaaggATGAATTCATCTGGGGGGTGATTTTAGGCGTTTTCTAGTACATAGGAACCACAGAGTTTGCAAAAAACAATTACAAGTTTCTaaggttaaaatttaaaaaagaataatttgggACCTTCTGTTCAAGGTATATAATGTAAGGAAATTCACCAGGCTAAAAAAACTTACTGTGGAACTGGTGATGTGTCATACCAGGATGAGCCACTGCCTTTGGTAATGGCTTCCAACAtagatgctagttcaagtcctagctgctccacatatgacccagctccctgctaaattcacctgggacagcagtggaaaatggcccaagtgcttgggtttttgCACCCAAGCGGCAGAtgtggaagaagcgcctggctcctgacctcaatcttgcccagctccagccttttcaGCCATTTCgtgagtcaaccagtggatagaagatctctctctctctctctctctctctctctctccccttctttctctccatccctccctctgtaactcctagttcatagaaaataaatacatcttttaaaagcatTGCTGTGTGTTTGGTGTCATAGAAAAAACAGGAACCCTAAGTCATTCAGGttattgggactggtgctgtgatatagcaggtaaagcctctccctgaggtgcaggcatcctataggGCACTGGCTCGAGTTAGGCTCacccacttccatccagctccctcctgctggCCTGGAAAAACTGAAGAAgaccaagtggttgggcccctcaCCCGAGTGCTGTCCtcagagaagctcctgacttgtgGCATGGGACCAGTGcacctccagccactgtggccatttggggagtcaagcagcagacggaagacccctctctcagtctctcgctctctcagtaactctgactcaaatatataaataaatacatcatttaaagaaagaaatgaggtttTTGTGTGTATCGCTCAGAGCAGACGACAtgtgatttatttgtttcaaCGAGCACCCTTTTCAGAGCACACACATGATGTGGCTGATGATTACAGCAGCACCGCAGCCTCACACGGATGCATCTTCCCTATCCAGCCCAGTAGCTTCCCCTGAGAGTGGACTTGCAGAATCCAAGAACAACTTGGTAAATCCTGTTTACTCAGGAATGCATCAGAGATGTTAATGCCTGTGATGACCTTGGCCAGGATCTGATTAGGATTAGGCactgttttttttctgtttttactctccaatacattttgtttttaaggttgaGCTGAGAAACTGAGTGTCTAGTTTAAATGGCAGTAGGTTTGCTACTTCGAGTTACACAACTTTGAATTGTGTACTCAGAAATGTTAAGGGTGCTTAATGACAGAACATGAAAATAGGGATGATGAAGGTTCTGCTTGATTGGCTTAGGTGTAGGCAGCACATGCCTTAGGGTGGGGCCCTGTGGGTGGAGCCTGTGTCCTGAGCACTATAAAAGGCCAGAGACTCAGAGCTCCAAGTCCCTTCAGGGAGGAGCCCAGAGCAGGAGAGGTGAGGGATCTGGCAGGGGCCTCTCAGACCTCCAAGCAAGTCTCCAGCTCAAGGTGAGTTGTCTGTCTTCCGGGCCAGATCCACAGCCCATTTCTCTTTGGCGACCACTTGTTTTCCCAACTCTCTTGCCTTTGGATGTTAGGAAGGGAAGAGCCAGTCTGTCCTAGTTCACAGAGCTCTGCTcagacaggcagtgtggacagtgagagagagacagagagaaaggtattccttttctgttggttcatcccccaaatgaagCTAGGACCGGCTTGCTTCTGTTGCcacaccgagctgatctgaaggctggagccaggtgcttctcctggtctcccatgcagatgcagggcccaagcacttgggccatcctccattgccttcccaggccacagcagagattggactgggagaggagcaaccaggacagaatccggtgccccaaccgggactagaacccaggatgaccgccctgcaggcagaggattagccaagtgagccatggcgccagccaacactttattttttaagttttagttatttatttgaggggtggagttacagacagcgagagggagagacagcgagacaggtcttccttctgctggttcactccccagtggacgcaatggccggagctatggggatccaaagccaggatccaggtgcttcttcctggtcttctgtGCGGGTatggggcccaggaacttgggccatcttccactgcattcccaggccccagcagagagctgaattggaagaggagcatcctggactagaaccagagcccatataggatgcaggcaagCAGGCAGAGGGTTAAGTTATTGACacatgatgctggccccattcAGGTCACTTTTCATGTGGAAATGCATTTTTATTCAAGAGGAGGGGAGGATGAGGATAAGTGTGTGAAGCTTAAGTATGTGTGCAGCATGAATCCCATCTTCCTTTTCTAGCATCACTCATAAAAATTGTCCAGGTTTTCACTTAAAACCTAAAGTAAAGGCACGTACTATTTTTACTAACTTCATGATACCTAACTAAAACATTTTTCTGATGGATAATCAGATTCTGATCATAATACCATAAAACAACTGGCTATGCATGGTCAGGTTTCAACTCAGCTTTTTTGAATGTGTCCCATGATGAGTTAGGCAAGCTCTTTCAGACTGTGAAAATATACCATGATAAATTTGCCTTAAAAAGAAGGATGcagttgtgtgtgtctgtgggatttttgttgttgttgctgctgttgattaaaattatttgcattattataaaatttaaaaacatttcaaaggtGTTTAAAACAGTGATTATGCACACTCTAGGATAGTGTGGCATTTTCAACACATTTgaaaggaaagagttatttttttaaagttagagaaACCgtgagggatagagagagaaagagatctcccctCAATGGGTTCAGTTCCCCCGATGACCTCAGCCCCTGggcttaggccaggctgaagccacgacccaggaactccatgcaggtctaccaccggggtggcaggaacccaggtatttgagccatcttctgctgctttcctaggctcattagcagggagctggatcagaagtggagcagataagCCTCCAACGGCTGCTCCAATTAGGATGCCAATGACATGCAGGCCCCTTGCATCAGGTTTATACACAGTGTGCTgctcaggggacagtgctgtgacaTACTGGGGAacactgccgcctgcagtgccagcatcacatatgggtgccagtttgagtcccagccgctcttgttctaatccagctctctgctgtggcccaggaaagcaaattcttgggaccctgtaccatgggggagacccaaaagaagctccaggttcctttctttggattggcccagctccagtggttgtggcttttggggagtgaaacaatagactgaagacctttctttcactctctgtagataaataaatatttatttgtattgatCGATTCTTGATATTTAatgtttccctttctttgtctttacTTGGAATAAGATAATGCTATATAAGGAAGCTTACATGTTTTGTAACTTCCAATTCTCTATGTTCCCTGTCTGCATTTGCAGAGTTTAGTGGAATCAATGAGCATGGGAACCTCTGAAATGTGtcattggctggagctgagagaaGATGCTGAAGGCTCCCTGGTGGTTCTTGTCCTCCTTTTCAACAGTGTGGCCTTGGTTGCATCCATGGCTTAATCCTTGGACTGTGATAGTGACTGCTCTTTCTTGTGTGATTCGATTATCCAACCACAACAGAATGTGGGATTTGTGAAGTCTTGGTGGGAGCTCTGCCAGTTATTCATGCAGGTCCTTTTGCAGGGAGATCTTCAGGATTTGACGCTCACAGGGGCTGGGCAGACTTCAGTGCTGGTTCTGATCATGGGGCTTTCCCTCCTCCAGTCAGCCATGCCCAGCTGTCAGAGTTAATCCATCCAGAGAATGCTAACCATGGACAGAAGGCCAGGGAGGAGGCTCTAGGTGAACTGGAGGTTCTGAAACTGTGGGAGCAGCTGGAGGGACTGGGGGGCATCTTCTTGGTCAGGAGCATCTTCTTGGCTGGTGCTCAGCTTCTTCTTATAGAGGAGTTGATGACaatgatgatatttttattcaaattcaCTCAAGGATtagattttttagaatttttcagcATTTCTTCTGATGCTGCTTTGTCAGTAGAATTAATTCAACCACGACATTCATCTTGCAGTGGATTTTGCTGTGAAGACGTTACATGATTTTCTGTACATTCTGGTTGCATTTCGATgaggaaattctttcttctggacTGCAGGTGACCAGCGCCATACTGACTGGGGTGGAGACTGCATCCTATCAAGGTCTCATGGAACACCCACCTGGGCTCAGTTCCCACAGAGAGAAGCTCTAGTCAGAGCAGACAGCTCCTTCTGGGAGAGACCCCAAACAAGACCCCACACAAGGTAAGCTGCCTTGTGGCAATGACAATCTCTTCTGTCCTCTTTCTCTTGTCATCACTTGGACTTTGGGGCGTTTTTGAGTGTTTCCATTACAAGTGATTCCATTACTAGGACTCTCTGGACTGGATGTCACCTCCATATTTCTGCATCCATTTATGTTCTTTAATTTGCATTGATTTAGATACGTCCTGATCACTGCAGAGCAGACGGTGCACTGAGGGCTCCTGACCAACTCCAGAAGCTGCTAAAGGGAACTGCCACCAGGTCACTGCCAAGGCCTGCTCCCCCGCTCCCCTGGGACTATGGCTAAGAACCTGCTAACAGCGACCACCTGTCCAATTTGCCTGGGATATTTCTCatgtcctgtctctctctcctgtggaCATGTCTTCTGCTTAGATTGCCTTCACGTCTGGGGGTTAGGAAGAGAGGATTTCGTGCTGGTTTGCCCCACATGTCGCTCAGTCAGCGAGAGGGCACCTGTGGAAGAGTGGCACATCGGAAAGCTGACCAATCTAACCAGGCATCACGGTGGTCTCCTGGAGCAGAGTCTGCTCCTTACTGAGGAGGTTCTGAGGTTCCAGGAGGACGAGGTCCTGGACACCGCTACTGCCCTCTCCCTCGTTGAACTCTCCAGCAATCAGAGGAGTGTTGAATGTGGGAAGACCTGCCACAACCCGCTGGAAGACCCAATTAGGCTCAGTTCCCTGGTCTGTGTCCTGGGAAACACCTGCTTCTCCTGGGGCCGCCATTACTGGGAGGTTGAAGTAGGAGAAGCCAAAGAGTGGTCCCTGGGTGTCTGGCAAGAGTCAGACAACACAAAGAGAAATGGTGATTTAACCTCCGACCAAGGTTTCTGGATCATCTGCGTAGAGGCAGGACTCATTCACCCCAGCACCAACATAGAAGTAATGGTTCCTGCAAGCCCTAGTCTTCACCGCGTAGGAGTTTTTCTGGATGTGGATTTGGGAGAGATCAAGTTTTTTGATGTTGGAAATAAAGCTCTCATCTACATGCACAGGTTCCTCTCCATCGTGGAGCCTTTTCGTCCATTCTACTGTTTTGTACATTTTTGAATGTGCCACTGGTGCCCCACGGAGGATCTGCCTAGAACGTTCAGCCCATCTGCAAGATCTCAACTGAGAAAGACCTTTGGCCCTTGGTCAGGATGGCCAGGAAGACACAATGTTAGCAAATACTGTCAACATTTGGTAGACAGTTTATAAATTGTAGATTCTTGTGGAGCAATAATTGTATAGCATTTTTGAACTAGTCAGTAGATTTGCAACTAAATGACCTCTGTATTTTGAGTAGGTTTCCTCACTAACTAAGGAAATATTTGGGGACACTAGGCACTGAGACCTCTGTTTGCTCACCTCTGAATGGGAATGAAGATCTCTAAGAGCCAAAACGTTTTGACGATTGAGAGACAACACCATACGCTTTTTTCATAGTCGATAGAAACAAAGAATATTAGTTTTAAGTCAATTGTACATTTTATGGGTAGAAATGTTTTTTCATGAATGTATTCTCTTTTCTACATAATTCCCAATAATAATAGTTCTCAGGAGATAAAGTATGAAGCTTCCCATTTGTATATTCTCAAAACACAGCTGCACAGGAATTCCTGAAAGATGAAAACTGTTCTAAGTTATATTGCTGCTGCCTCATGCTTATTCTCCTGGAATTGCCCTGGGCCCCCTTCAAGGAGTAACTTAGTGTGTGGTTGTCAAAAGGGCACTGAAGGGGCCGGCTCTGAGGCACAGCATagaaagcctccgcctgtagtgcagacatcccatatgggcaccagttcaagtccggctgccaggccttggaaagcagaagatggcccaattccttgagccccttcacccacgtgggaaacccggaagaagctcttggctcatggcttccgatcggctcagttctggctttAGCGTCCAATTGGGGAgaaaatcagcggatggaagacctccctctgcctctctcattctcagtctctctgcctctccttctctccctgtgtaaccctgaatttcaaataaataaataaatctttaaaaaataaatggcactGTCATGTGACAGGTAATGTGGTGGCCGTGTGCTCATCAGAATGTCAAGGTGGGGAAATGGCAGAGCATTCTGGGCCTTCTGCCATTGTTGCACAGGGAGAAATGGGTGCTCTGACCTTGGATTCCTGAACCCCTGCCCATGGGTGTGCTTTCACCTGCAGAAATGCCTGCCCCCTCTGAGATCAAAGCGCATCTCCCAGCCAGttccagcctcaggacactgctGCTCATGCTCCACTGTAAGAATTCTTGTCACTCATGTTaactcttttgttgttgttgttgttgacaggcagagttagagagagagagcgaatgtcagagagaaaggtcttccttccattggttcacccaccagatTGCCGCTACAGCTCACatgctgggccaatccgaagccaagagccaagtgcttcctcctggcctcccatgtgggtgcagggcccatcctccattgccctcgggaccacagcagagagctggactggaagaggacagaatccagtgccccgacctgaACTAAACCCAGTTGTCCGCAGCACAGGTacaggattatcctagtgagccaaggcgccggccctcGTGTTAACTCTTTAACATCTATACATCAAAAATGCTTTTTGAGGTTGCTTTTGCACTTATGGTTTACTACTATCATTTATAGAATTGAAGATTTTTGTTTGCAATAAAACATATAaaacgccggctgtagcggccatttggggagtgaaccatcaaatggaagatctccctctctgtctctacctctctctgtaacttgcttttctaataaataaaatatatcttttaaaagttttaaaaattggatatatgagcattaaaaataaatcttaaaaacagtcTTATTTGAAAATCTCATGGTCTGCAGTCAACCTGTGtttactttcaatccagctctctgctgtgccctgggcaagcacagaaatggcccaagtccttggtcccctgcactatGTGAGAGATaccgaagaagctcctgcccctggcttcaaatcagcacagctctggccgttttggacaattggggagtgaactcatgtGAACTCTTTGACATCTATACTCCaaaaatggttttggaggttGCTTTTGCacttgtgattttattttcatttgtacaattgatgtttttgtttgcaataaaacatagaaaacacctggtatttttattggttatTCTATTTCATGTCCTTCAGCACCCAGTTTAAAGTTGTGGCCCCTGGTACCCTACATCACCTGCATTTCTAGCCTTAGACCCACGAAGCTCCCTATTGATCTGTCCAAGTCTTTTGTCCTGTGTTTTTCTGAATGATTCAACAACGTTTCAGTTGATAACTGCCCAAACTGGGCAGGTTTGCCGGCATGTTCTAGAATCTTTCATTGACTTCCTTCCCAAAGAGACTTAGAATTGCAGCTCAAGTAATTACATTCCTACCTGAAAAGAGATGCAGCCTTTGATCCTGACCCAGGGGAAaaaccagttgatgggagattctattgctctctctccaaataaattCACAAAGAATTtgttaaaagtagaaaaaaggggctggtgccatggctcacttggttaatcccccgcctgttgtgctggcatcccatatggccatcgggttctagtcccggctgctcctcgtccagtccagctctctgctgtggcccaggagggcagtggaggaaggcccaaactgcttgcgcccctgcacctgcatgtgagtacaggaggaagcacctggcacctgggagtgaaccaatggaaggaacacctttctctgtctcactctctcactgtctaactctatcagtcataaaaaaaaaaaaaaaaagtaaaatcaaccAGGGCTCTCCTCACCTGCAGCCCCTCTATTCTCTCCCTATACTCTGCCCCTATACTATGCTAAAAtcttgtgaaaaagaaaaatcttagacTAATAAATTCAGCTTTCACTTTTACAATCACAAACAAGACAGAACGAAACAGAACCAAACAAAATGATTCTTGAATCTGGATGTCTACAGAGTGAAGCAACTTCACAAAACTTCCACCAAAACGTGTTCCGGCGGCACTTACAGGAAACTCACAGGTGGGTTAAAGACAGCATCGCTGCTAACAGCTTAACTGGCTAACTGGGTCCAAGCCTCCTGCAGTTAACGAAGGCGCAGCCACTGCAGCTCAGCTCCCCATGGGCTTGCAGTGTCTGAGTCCACATCAATGGCCTCCTGCCAATTTCCTCTCACGCCTGCCCGGGCCGGGAGTCCTCCGCACTGACTAGGGGGCCCATGTTCAGAGGCACTGATGGTCTCCACACTTCAGTTTGAGCCTCGGTCTAGCAGCAGGTTCTGCACATTCTGAGCAGCAGGGCAGTGTCCggcctcctggctcagctctggcacagCACTCCCTCAGAGGGCTTCTGTATCTTGATGAGTTTCCTCAGTCCCCAGGGAgtctgctctgggctcctggtcagTCTGCTCCTCTGCGGGCCTGTTGTCTCTCAGCGTGGGGAGATCATCAG belongs to Oryctolagus cuniculus chromosome 5, mOryCun1.1, whole genome shotgun sequence and includes:
- the LOC100353933 gene encoding ret finger protein-like 4B — its product is MAKNLLTATTCPICLGYFSCPVSLSCGHVFCLDCLHVWGLGREDFVLVCPTCRSVSERAPVEEWHIGKLTNLTRHHGGLLEQSLLLTEEVLRFQEDEVLDTATALSLVELSSNQRSVECGKTCHNPLEDPIRLSSLVCVLGNTCFSWGRHYWEVEVGEAKEWSLGVWQESDNTKRNGDLTSDQGFWIICVEAGLIHPSTNIEVMVPASPSLHRVGVFLDVDLGEIKFFDVGNKALIYMHRFLSIVEPFRPFYCFVHF